From Halostella salina, one genomic window encodes:
- a CDS encoding succinylglutamate desuccinylase/aspartoacylase family protein produces the protein MTTLGTASAAPGEMDTGRLRVGETRDGSPAKLPVAVVNGAASGKTLYVQAASDGDELNGVGVVQRVVPQLDPAEIAGQVLVVGIVNYHGFQVAEHRNPIDDTKMNRAYPGDESGTSSERIAAATFDAATRADLILDLHQGSTSRMIDEVRVRCGKRHRAHADCLELAKAFGAGYVLDQKGPDGQLARAAPDEGIPTIDPELGGSVGWDERSIRVGVDGVFNVLRHYGFLDGTADVEPQVRASGFDQFGSPVGGLVRYERDLGDRVSAGDTLFYVTDTFGTRKAEVQADSSGIFWRSRRLPQVATGEYVCSVATDVDEY, from the coding sequence ATGACGACGTTGGGAACGGCGAGTGCCGCCCCGGGCGAGATGGACACGGGGCGGCTCCGCGTCGGCGAGACACGGGACGGGAGCCCCGCGAAGCTCCCGGTCGCGGTGGTAAACGGTGCGGCGTCGGGCAAGACCCTGTACGTGCAGGCGGCCAGCGACGGGGACGAACTGAACGGCGTCGGCGTCGTCCAGCGGGTCGTGCCCCAGCTGGACCCCGCCGAGATCGCCGGGCAGGTGCTGGTCGTCGGGATCGTCAACTACCACGGGTTCCAGGTGGCAGAGCACCGCAACCCGATCGACGACACGAAGATGAACCGCGCGTACCCCGGGGACGAGTCGGGCACGTCGAGCGAGCGTATCGCGGCGGCGACGTTCGATGCGGCGACCCGCGCCGACCTCATCCTCGACCTCCACCAGGGGTCGACGAGCCGGATGATAGACGAGGTGCGCGTCCGCTGTGGCAAGCGCCACCGCGCCCACGCGGACTGTCTTGAGCTTGCGAAGGCGTTCGGGGCCGGCTACGTGCTCGACCAGAAGGGACCGGACGGCCAGCTCGCCCGGGCCGCCCCCGACGAGGGGATCCCGACGATCGACCCCGAACTGGGCGGCTCGGTCGGCTGGGACGAGCGGAGCATCCGCGTCGGCGTCGACGGCGTGTTCAACGTCCTGCGACACTACGGCTTCCTCGACGGCACCGCCGACGTCGAGCCGCAGGTCCGCGCCAGCGGCTTCGACCAGTTCGGCTCGCCCGTCGGCGGGCTGGTCCGGTACGAGCGCGACCTCGGCGACCGCGTCAGCGCCGGCGACACGCTGTTTTACGTGACGGACACGTTCGGAACGCGGAAGGCGGAGGTGCAGGCGGACAGCAGCGGGATATTCTGGCGCTCCCGCAGATTGCCCCAGGTCGCGACCGGCGAGTACGTCTGCTCGGTCGCCACCGACGTGGACGAGTACTGA
- a CDS encoding DUF7536 family protein, with protein sequence MSDDVPDRPPMVQFMLALNVPRNAKLSAVAGVAFAAVLYGFFVVAPAVLPGVPARGRSPVLYLTLAFVAAVTTALLLVTVLTVVSAVRFAREDDEY encoded by the coding sequence GTGTCCGACGACGTCCCCGACCGGCCGCCGATGGTGCAGTTCATGCTGGCGCTGAACGTGCCGCGCAACGCGAAACTAAGCGCCGTCGCCGGCGTCGCCTTCGCCGCGGTCCTCTACGGCTTCTTCGTCGTCGCGCCCGCCGTCCTGCCGGGCGTCCCCGCCCGCGGTCGTTCGCCGGTGCTGTATCTCACGCTCGCCTTCGTCGCCGCGGTGACGACGGCACTGCTGCTCGTCACCGTTCTGACGGTCGTCTCGGCCGTGCGGTTCGCCCGGGAGGACGACGAGTACTGA